TATAAATATATGTAATAACATTTAAATTTTTTATTATATATCTATAAGATAGATATAATTTGTCATACCTAAAATTTTGTAAGAAAAATAATGTGGTAATTTATATACTAAGTTATACGTAATATAATATTAAAAATATTAACATAAATTTAACATAATAATTACTATATTTTTATAGTATTACTATCATGATAAATGTAATTTGATATCATTAAAATATTTTAGAAAAAGTACTAGTGTAAAAATATAAATATCGTAAACACTAAATATCATATTAGTAATTCACTACTAATATGATTAGTATTTTTTATTACTAAATTTAAATAACTGAAATTAATATATAATTAGTAAAACTTATTGGATAAATAGATAAGAACTGTGTTTGTTATATACAACACAGTTCTTATCATTATATTAATCATTATAAATATTTATTTAATATCGTAAAATGATATAATATTATATATTACATCATTCCACCCATACCACCACCCATGCCACTTCCTGGAGGAGTATTATTCATTTCTGTTTTTTCATCTTTTGGTAAATCAGTAATCATACATTCTGTTGTAATCATTAACCCTGCAACAGAAGCAGAATATTGTAATGCCGATCTTGTTACTTTAGTAGGATCTAAAATACCAAATTTAATCATATCACCATATTCTTCACTAGCTGCATTATAACCATAATTACCATGACCATCTTTAACATTATTAGCAACAACAGAAGGTTCTTCACCAGAATTAGATACTATCTGACGTAATGGCGCTTCCATAGCTCTTAAAGCTACTTTAATGCCCATATTTTGGTCTTCATTTTGTCCTGTAAGATGTACTAATTTTGCTGCAACACGCACTAAAGCCACACCACCACCTGCAACAACTCCTTCTTCTACAGCTGCTCTAGTAGCATGTAATGCATCTTCTACACGTGCTTTTTTTTCTTTCATTTCTACTTCTGTAGCTGCACCAACTTTTAATACTGCTACACCACCTGCTAGTTTTGCAACTCTTTCTTGTAATTTTTCACGATCATAATCAGATGTAGCTTCATCTATTTGTTGTCTTATTTGTAATACTCTACCAGAAATATCAGCTTGTTTACCCATGCCATCAATAATAGTTGTAGTATCTTTATTAATTACAATACGTTTAGCTTGTCCTAAATCATCTAATGTTGTTTTTTCTAATTCTAATCCTATTTCTTCAGAAATAACATTACCGCCTGTTAGGATAGCAATATCTTGTATCATAGCTTTACGACGATCACCAAAACCAGGAGCTTTAACAGCTGCAACTTTTACAATACCACGCATAGTGTTTACTACTAAAGTTGCTAAGGCTTCACCATCAACATCTTCTGCAATAATTAATAGAGATTTGCTAGATTTTGCAACGGTTTCTAGTATAGGTAACATTTCACGTATGTTTGATAATTTTTTATCTACTAATAATATATATGGGTGTTCTAACTCTACAGTACCAGATTCAGCTTTATTAATAAAGTAAGGTGATAAATACCCTCTATCAAACTGCATTCCTTCTACAACATCTAATTCATCTTGCAAACCACTACCTTCTTCAACTGTAATTACACCTTCTTTACCTACTTTACCCATAGCTTGTGCAATTAAATCACCAACAGTTTCATCAGCATTAGCTGAAATAGTCCCTACTTGTGCTATAGATTTAGAATCAGAACAAGGCACAGACAATACTTTTAGTTCTTCTACAGCTGCAATTACAGCTTTATCAATACCTCTTTTTAAATCCATAGGATTCATACCTGCTGCAACAGCTTTTAAACCTTCTGTTACAATAGCTTGTGCTAAAACACTAGCGGTAGTTGTACCATCTCCGGCCGCATCATTAGCTTTAGAAGCTACTTCTTTCACCATTTGTGCGCCCATATTTTCAAACTTATCTTCTAATTCAATTTCCCTTGCTACAGTAACACCATCTTTAGTAATCGCAGGTGCTCCAAAAGACTTATCTAAAACTACATTACGTCCTTTAGGACCTAAAGTAATTTTTACTGCATCGGCTAATATGTTCACACCACGTAACATTTTAACACGGGCATCATTACCAAATTTTACATCTTTAGCTGACATTTGATATATCCTTAAATTAACATTAATATGAAGGTAAATATTATTTACATAATCTTTTATATGATTACTTCACAATAGCTAAAATATCACTTTCAGACATTATTAAAACTTCATCATTATCAATTTTTTCAGTTTTAACACTATAACCATCATTAAATATTACTACATCACCCTTTTTTACATCTAAGGGTTTAACAGTACCATTATCTAATATACGTCCTTTCCCTACGGCTAATACTACACCTCGAGTAGATTTTCCAGCTGCGGTACCTGTTAAAACAATACCACCTGCTGATTTAGATTCAACTTCTTGACGTTTAACAATAACACGATCATGTAATGGACGAATATTCATTTTTAGGTATTCTCCTATCATAACTACG
This region of Enterobacteriaceae endosymbiont of Macroplea appendiculata genomic DNA includes:
- the groL gene encoding chaperonin GroEL (60 kDa chaperone family; promotes refolding of misfolded polypeptides especially under stressful conditions; forms two stacked rings of heptamers to form a barrel-shaped 14mer; ends can be capped by GroES; misfolded proteins enter the barrel where they are refolded when GroES binds); translation: MSAKDVKFGNDARVKMLRGVNILADAVKITLGPKGRNVVLDKSFGAPAITKDGVTVAREIELEDKFENMGAQMVKEVASKANDAAGDGTTTASVLAQAIVTEGLKAVAAGMNPMDLKRGIDKAVIAAVEELKVLSVPCSDSKSIAQVGTISANADETVGDLIAQAMGKVGKEGVITVEEGSGLQDELDVVEGMQFDRGYLSPYFINKAESGTVELEHPYILLVDKKLSNIREMLPILETVAKSSKSLLIIAEDVDGEALATLVVNTMRGIVKVAAVKAPGFGDRRKAMIQDIAILTGGNVISEEIGLELEKTTLDDLGQAKRIVINKDTTTIIDGMGKQADISGRVLQIRQQIDEATSDYDREKLQERVAKLAGGVAVLKVGAATEVEMKEKKARVEDALHATRAAVEEGVVAGGGVALVRVAAKLVHLTGQNEDQNMGIKVALRAMEAPLRQIVSNSGEEPSVVANNVKDGHGNYGYNAASEEYGDMIKFGILDPTKVTRSALQYSASVAGLMITTECMITDLPKDEKTEMNNTPPGSGMGGGMGGMM
- a CDS encoding co-chaperone GroES, with protein sequence MNIRPLHDRVIVKRQEVESKSAGGIVLTGTAAGKSTRGVVLAVGKGRILDNGTVKPLDVKKGDVVIFNDGYSVKTEKIDNDEVLIMSESDILAIVK